From the Streptococcus halotolerans genome, the window CTTTAGGCGCTAGCTGTTAGTTTGCTCTATATTTCTCGCTCAAATCTTTTCAACTCGAGTGATGGGAAGGATTTTGGATTGTAATGTCTAGTATTGTCAGTGTAAAACATGAGCGACTTTTCCTTAGCGGTGGTTATTTATTCTTAAACAGTTTGGTGTTAGTGTATTTTTCACCATAAGCAACCATCAATTCTAAAATGGGTAAAAGGTCTCTTCCTTTATCAGTTAGTGAATATTCCACTCTAAGTGGTACTTCTGGATAGACACAACGGTTAATCAATTGATCGTGTTCCATCTCTTTGAGTTGTTTAGTGAGTGATCCTTGGGATAGCCCCCCGAGATGGCGCTGAATGTCACTAAAGCGTTTATCCTCATCTATTAGATAATCTAAAATCATCAATTTCCAGCGCCCTGTCATGATATTTTGTGTATATAACAGATGAAAAATGGGTGTCGGATTTTCTAAATCTTCTTCATGAAATCCTTTTGGACAGATTTTAGCCATAGTATACCTCAATAATTGTTAATTAATCTGATTGGTTGAAAGCTTAAAAGGAATGAATTCAACACAAAAGTGTACCTGGTCGTAAAATATTGCCGTCTTCACAACTAATCAGATCGGTGATAGACTTATTTTATCAAAAAAAGAGAAAAGAGAATAAAAAATGACTTCACAAAAACAAATGAAAATTGTCTTACAAATGGTATCAGGCTATGGGGGTGAATTTAAAACTTGGCGATTACCCGAAGCTAAGGCAGATGCCTATTCGGACATGGATCTCTATGTTGAATTAGCACAATTAGCTGAAAAAGGGAAAATCCATGCGCTTTTTATGGCTGATACACCAGCTTTAGTTAATGACTTAGAGACGAACACGCCCATGCATTCAATGGATCCCTTGATTGCAATGACGTCTGTGGCACGTGCGACGTCACATATCGGCTTAGTGGGAACTTTTTCGACAACCTTTAATGAACCTTATAATCTAGCTCGGCATTTAAAAGCCTTAGATGTTATTAGTCGCGGTCGAGTGGGGTGGAACGCTGTCACAACCTCGACCCCTCAAACAGCAGCGAATTTTGGAACCCACATTGCTAATCGTGCAGAGCGTTATGAGAGGGCTCATGAAATGATTGAAGCTGTTCAATCATTATGGGGGTCATGGGGAGAACATGCCTATAAACATGATAAGGAAACAGGGCACTTTGCAGATAGCTCACAGATAAAACCAGTTCACTATCAGGGGCAATACCTGTCAACAGTGGGACCTTTGCCAATCCCACCCTCTGAACAAGGACAGCCAGCTATTTTTCAAGCAGGACCAAGTGGTGAAGGGATAAAACTTGCAGGCCGTTTTGCTTCAGGTGTTTATGCTAATCCATTTACGATTGAAGAATCACGTGAATATCGGGAAATACTCCGCCAAAGCGCTGTTGAACACGGTCGTTCTGCCGATGATATTAACATCTTTACAGGATTTATGTTTACCATTGCCGACACACGTGAGGAGGCTTTGGCCCGTCGTCGTCAAGTGATGAACTTTGATCCTGTGGAAACAGAGCAACGTCTCGACTACTTGTCAGCTATGGTTGGTGTCAATCTCAAAAGTTTAGATGTTGAGCGTCCTCTTCCACAAGGTGTTAGAGAGATGTTGCAGGCACATTGGCAAGATCCACGTTCTCCAAGAGCAGTTGAATTGCTTAAAGAAGGCTATTCTCCAATGGATACATTAGCTATGGGCGTAATCAACTACCATCCTGTTGTTGTCGGTACAGCCAAGGATGTTGCTGATTTTCTCCAAGAATGGTTTGAATCAGGTGCAACAGACGGTTTTTCTATTGTCCCAGATTTAGCGCATGATGGGGTGAAACGTTTTGTAGAAGAGGTTGTTCCAATTTTACAGGAACGTGGTATTTTCCATAAAGATTATGAAGGAGCGACCCTTCGTGAGAATTTGGACTTGCCTTATCAATATGGTTTGAGAGAAGAAGACTAAACTACTGGAAAGATAAGAGTGTTAGCACTTTTATCTTTTTTAGTTATTGACTTTGTAAAAAATCTTTCATATAGTTGTAGTTACTAACACAAGATTATGGGAGGGACTATGCTTCAAACAATTATGTCAGCTTTGGCTGTTTTTGTTTCGACTAGTATTGATTATGTTGTCTTGCTCTTTATCATTTTTGCGAGTTTGGGACGAAAGCAATTTGTAAAGGTTTTGACTGGTCAATATATTGGTATCTCGTTGCTGGTGATTGTTAGCCTTCTAATTGCCTATCTTTTTCGTTTTATTCCAGAAGATTGGATGATAGGATTACTTGGCTTTATTCCAATAGCTTTAGGAATTCGCTATGCCTTTTATGGCGAAGCAGAAGAAGATGACGAAGCGGTTAAAACAAAGCTTGATAACGAAAGAGAGGTTTTGTTAGCTGTGACGACTTTGACAATTGCCTCTGGAGCGGATAACTTAGGTGTTTATATCCCTTATTTTGCAGGTCTTTCTTGGGATCAACTGACGATTGCTCTGTTAATATTTATTGTAGCCACTTTTCTGCTTAATTGGACAATCTACCAGGTCGCTGACAATTCTTGGATAGCTGATGCAGTTGAGAGAGTTGAAAAACGGCTGTTACCTCTGGTCTTGATTGGACTTGGACTTTATCTGTTAATAGAGAATGGAACGGTAAGTCACCTATTGAACATAGGCTAATCTCATCAGAAATCAATGTTTTCGTAATTGGTTGGCCAAAAAAAATAAAAAAATCGCATAAAAAACTTGCATCTTTTGAAAAAGAATGATATTATGATAAAGGTTTTGAAATAAAACTGACCTAAGACAGCAGGGGAGCACGACTCATAAACATCCTGCCGAGGCACAAAACGTAACGAATAAATTGTAACGTATTGTACTTTCGTGTCTAGGTTTAGGTGCGATTTTTTTGTGCCTAGCCCAAAAAATAAAAACGGAGGTAAAACTACTAATGAGTGAAGCAATTATTGCTAAAAAAGCTGAACAAGTCTCAGTTGTTGCTGAGAAAATGAAAGCTGCAGCATCTATCGTAGTTGTCGATTCACGTGGACTTACAGTTGATCAAGATACTGTACTTCGTCGTAATCTTCGTGAAAGCGATGTTGAGTTTAAAGTAATTAAAAACTCAATTTTGTCACGTGCTGCTGAAGAAGCTGGACTTTCAGAACTTAAAGAACTTTTTGTTGGACCATCTGCTGTAGCCTTTTCTAACGAAGATGTTATCGCACCAGCTAAAGTTATCAGCGAATTCGCTAAAGACGCAGAAGCTCTTGAGATTAAAGGTGGTGTTGTTGACGGTTCATTCACATCTGTGGAAGAAATCAACGCTCTTGCATCACTTCCAAACAAAGAGGGTATGCTATCTATGCTCCTTTCTGTTCTTCAAGCGCCAGTTCGCAACGTTGCATACGCTGTCAAAGCTGTTGCAGAAAAAGACGAAGACGGTGCTGCATAAGCATCTCTTCGCAACTCGTAGCCTAAGGTTACAAACATTTTATATTATATCATCTATACTTGGAGGAAATTACAATGGCATTGAACATTGAAAACATTATTGCTGAAATTAAAGAAGCTACTATTCTTGAGCTTAACGACCTTGTAAAAGCTATCGAAGAAGAATTTGGTGTAACTGCAGCTGCTCCTGTAGCTGCAGCTGCAGCAGGTGCTGCTGACGCAGGTGCTGCTAAAGATTCATTCGACGTAGAATTGACAGCTGCTGGTGACAAAAAAGTTGGCGTTATCAAAGTTGTTCGTGAAATCACAGGCGAAGGTCTTAAAGAAGCTAAAGCTATCGTTGATGGTGCACCATCAGTTATTAAAGAAGGTGCTTCAGAAGCAGAAGCTAACGAAATCAAAGAAAAACTTGAAGCAGCAGGTGCTTCAGTTACTCTTAAATAATTATTTTTATAGCTTAACAGCTTAAAAATATGATTAAACCGCTATTCTTAGGAGTAGCGGTTTTTTGTGCGTTATATGATTTTTGGCTCTTTGTCAACTGTAGTGGGTTGACTTATAGCTAACACCGAGAGAGGACCAGTTTGGTCTTCTCTTTTGTTGTATTCAAAGCAAGATAAATCCGTTTTTTTGAAGTTTTCATCTTCCTAAAGCTAAAAGCATTTCGCTTAATGACTTTAATAAGGTTGTTGGTCGCCTCTGGTTTGGCATTGGAATAAGGTAGTTTCAGAGCATTAATAATCTTCTCTTTGTCTTTTAGAAAGGTTGACAAGACGGTCTTGAAGATGGGATGGACCTGTTTGATGGTATCAGAAATGAGTTCAAAGAAGTGTTTCTCCTGCTTTTCTTGGTAATGAAAGAGAAAGCATTGGAAGAGGTCATAGTGGTGACGTAGCTCATCAGAGTAGCTCAAAAGACGTTGCACAATCTCTTGATTGGTCAAGTGCATGCGAAAAGTTGGACGATAAAACCGTTTATCGTTTAGGTTACGACTATCTTGTTGGATGAGTTTCCAGTAACGTTTCAAGGCCTTATAGTCGTAAGATTGATGCTCAAATTGGTTCATGATTTGGATACGGAAACGGTTCATGGCACGAGATAACTGTTGAACAATGTGGAACCTATCGAGAACAATCTTAGCCTTAGGAAACAGTTGCTTAGCGATGTCATAGTAGGGACTAAACATATCCATGGTGATGACTTTGACACGACTGCGCACCTTGTGAGAATACCGCATGAAATGATTTCTGATGACAGCTTGCGTCCGCCCATCAAGGATAGCGATAATCTTGTTAGCATCGAAATCTTGGGCAATAAAGCTCATCTTTCCCTTCTTGAAAGCATACTCATCCCAGGACATGTTCTCAGGTAACCAGGTTAAATCGGTCTTGCATTCAAAGCGGTTGAGTTGCCGATAGACGGTTGACACAGAGACAGACAGGTCTTCAGCGATTTTTGTCATTGCCTCACGACTCATGAGTTTGTCGGTGATTTTGTGGTTAATGATGTTGGGAATCTGGTGATTTTCTCTGACGAGAGAGGTCTTAGCGACAGCCATTTTCCCACACGCTTGACATTTGAAGCGACGCTTTTTGAGACGAATCAGTACTTTACAACCCGCCATTTCCAGATAGGGAATTTTGCATGGCTTTTGGAAGTCGTACTTTGCCATTTTATCTTGACAATCAGGGCATTGCGGGGCATTATAATCTAACTTGGCATGATATTCTCTGTGAGTGAAGAACTTGTCAAATGTCTTTTCAAAAGTGATGTTAGGATCTTTAATGTCAAGCGAATCTTTGATATCATCTAGTTGTTCCATATGAGTCTTTCTAATGAGTGGTTTGGTTGCTCTTCATTATAAGTCATATGGGACTTTTTTGCTATATTCAAAAAGACTCCATAATCTCTGAGGAGAATTTACCCACTACAGAAATTATAGAGCCTGATTTTTTTAATTGGGATTATGTTTTGGAAAAGTGGAGAATAATACTATCCCAGTCTTTTTTTTCAAATTGTAGATGGATGCCTGAGTATATTAACTCAGTTCCGGAAATTACAGCGCTATTTTTTTCAAAAATATAATCAGCATCTGGATTTAGATAGGGTATTTTGATTATATGGTGATGTTCATTGACATGGAATCTATTTCTAAAAACAGTGAGAATATATTCGGATTTGTTCTTGCTTTCAAACAACCACGCAGTCAGATTACTATTAAAGGGTGAAGAGAGCCTATAGAAATTTGAGGATGAAATCAGTTTACGGTCGTGTTTATACTGATCAATATGTTCCTTCACTAGAATAGTATCACACGTTTCTAAGTCAAGAATATCAAGTTCATATCCCATATTGGTTGAAGAAGCTAAATTTTGGCGTGTAGTAAGCGGCGTCTGCCTCTGCGTTTGATGGTTAGGAGTTACAGAAACGTGGCCAGTCATTTGATAAGGGTGAAAAAGATAACTAGCCCCATATTGGATCTCTTGTCTATCTAAGCCATCTGTGTTATCACTAGCCCATGTTTGTGGGAAATAGTAAAGCATTCCAAAATCAAATCGTCCTCCGCCACTCGAGCAGTTTTCAAATAATACATTAGGGAATTTGGACGTTAACTGATTGATTACTTTGTAAAGCCCAAGCATATACTGGTGTGAATATGCTTTAGGGTGTTGCAATGTATTGATTTGGCTAAATGGTTCGGTAATATGTCTATTCATGTCCCATTTAATATAGTCAATTTTATAATTGTGAATGAAGTTTGATAGGGTTGAAATTAGAAAGTCCTGCACTTCAATTTGTGCTAAGTCTAAAACATATTGATTCCTTCCAAGTAGTGGTTCATACCACTTAGATTTCATAATCCAGTCAGGATGCTTATTGAGCAATTGACTATCAGGAGAAACCATCTCAGGCTCGAACCAGATACCAAATTTTAATCCAAGTAAATGAGCTTTATTAATTATGTGATGTAAATCATTTGGAAACTTTCTCTTATCTATCAACCAATCACCCAGAGAGGTTTTCGAATTATTGCGTCCTAAGAACCAGCCATCGTCTAAGATAACGGCCTCGAAACCAAGCTCACATGCTTTATTAACTAGTGAATCCATTTTTTGCTCATTCACATCAAAATAGGACATTTCCCAACTGTTTATGAGAATAGGAGCAGTGCCATTCCGAAAATGTGGTGGAACAATATGATTAGTTGCAAAATCATGAAAAATTTGGGACATCCCATTAAATCCAATTGAACTATAAACTAAAACTGCTTGAGGACTGTAGAAACTCTGATTTTTTTCTAAGGTCCAAGAAAAGTGGTCAGAATTTAAACCGATTTGGAGACGTATTTGATTATATTGGTCACGTTCAACCAGCTCTGTATGGTTACCACTATAAATAAGAGTTAATGCGTGTACTTCTCCAGATGTTTCCGAATTATTTTCGCTTAAAGCTATAAACGGGACATGTTGTGGACCGCTTGCACCGCGAGATGTACCAGTTTTAAATTGGCCGTGATGAATTTTGTGCGAGTCAAGTTGAAATTCTTTTTGGTGTGAACCATGCATTGTCGTAACATTTTGGCCTTGGTAGTAACAATCAATCGATGCACTTGCTAACTGCTCAACGGATAATATAGCACTTCCGTGATTTGTAATTTTACTAGAACGAATGATAGCATTGCTATTTTCAAAAATACTGTAGTATAGATCAACTTTTACCTTAGCAATGTCATCAATCATAGAAATAATTAGGGTTCTAGCCAAGTCTTCACTGGACTCTCTAGCTTGAGGTAATTCAGGAATACGAGGTAACCCATTGATAATTTTATGGCTATGATATTTCAGCCTAATTTGATCAATAGTCATATTTCGCGTAACACGAATAGCAGGATTCTTAAAGTCACCTTGATATGACTGCGGGAATTCCATTGGAAGAAATTCTAAACTAAACTCAGGTCTATTAGCGTATGGGGATGCTGCAAAAGTTTTTTTATACATTGGTACTTGATTGTGTTTTCCATAGTCTCTTAATGCTTTTCCCCAGTAACGATGAGCTAAGTAGGTGTTATGCACAATTTCAATGATATAACTAATATCACCATTTGTAAGATGGAACAGTTGAGTTTCCTCAGAAAAAGAAATATTAAGTGTCATGAGCGAATTCCTTTCTATAGTTAGTTGGCGAGAGTCCTGTGTATTTTTTAAAAAATTTTGAAAAACTAAGCACATCAGAAAAGCCGACGTAACCTGCAACAATGTTAATAGCGTCCTGAGTTTGTAGGAGCAATTCTTTTGATTTTTTTATTTTTAGATTGATAAGATATTGTTTTGGTGAGATTCCTTGTTCTTCTTTAAATAAATTTGCAAAATAATTGGGATGAAGCCCTACAAAATTAGCAATGTCAGAAATCTGAATAGCCTCGTGGTAATGTAATTCCATATAATGAATAGCAAGTGAAGATAAGGACTGCTTTGATTGATAATCCAACATTTCAATCTCATCAACAAGTTTTCCAAGTAGATGGTACATCAGTCCGTTAATTTTTAAGAACGAACTAAACGAGTTATCTGATATTTGCAGTATCTCTCGGATAATATCTTCATATTTTGCTGCATTTTGACAGTCAAAAACAAATTGATTGCGTGCAGCAACTTGATAAATAAAATGCGATTTGATTCCTAAAAATCCAAACCAAGAGTATTGAAACGGATGTTTAAAATCTGACTGGTAGTGAAAAGCATATCCTGCTGGAATGATAAATAGTTGATTAGGAGTGACTTGGTAAGTTTTTCCCTCGATTGTAAAAGTTCCACAACCGTCTCTCACAAAATGAATGACATGATAATCTTTGCCACGTAATTCATAGCTATAACCTGGGGTACAGTGCTCAATCCCACTACTATATAGGATTAGATCAGATATGCTTTTGTTATTGAAATCTGTAAAGCGATCTGTATATTGTTTAAGGTAATGTTTCATAGTGACAGTATACAATATCTTTAAGATGAATGGTATATAATCTTAGAAATTTCCATATTTTCCTTAAATTATACTATGTTTATAAATTGTAAAAAGGGCTATTATAAGTCTATAGAAACAATAAAAAGAATAGAAAAGAAGATATGAAAAATCACTATAAGAATAAGATTCATTTAGAGCCACCGCAAGGGCTTATTAACGATCCAAATGGACTGAGTTATTTTAACGGTGAATACTATGTGTTTCATCAATGGAATCGTTTTTCATGTAATCATACCTATAAAGAATGGGGATTATTTAAGTCGAAAGACTTGCTAACTTGGGAACACAAAGGTTCTGCCATATTACCAGACAGTCAGATAGATTCACACGGTGTCTATTCGGGTTCTGCTGTTGTCGCGGAGGATAAACTTAGAATTTTCTATACAGGTAACACCAAAAGTAAGTTTGGGAGAAAATCTTATCAGTGTTTGGTGGAGAGTGAGGATGGGCAAACCTTTATTAAGAAAAGTAGTTTTGAAACTCCAAATAATTTGACAGAACATCATCGTGATCCAAAAGTATTTTACTTCAATAATACTTGGCATATGCTTATTGGAAGTCAAAATTTAAATGATAGAGGAACTATTGCTTTATACACATCGGATAACCTAGAAGAGTGGCATTATCAAGGGATTTTTTTTGAATCGCCTAAACTAGAGCAAATGTGTGAATGTCCAGATTTGATTGACTTTGGTGAACAACAAGTGTTGCTAGCCTGTCCCCAGAAGCGAAATGTTTTTGAAGATACTGCTATCTCTAGTTATTCAGGATACTACATTGGTAAAATTGTAAATCAAAGTTTTCAATCATTTACAGACTTTTCTTCAGTAGATGATGGTTTTGATTTTTATGCTCCTCAAACGTTTAGAGATCCAAAAGGACGATGTCTGATGTGGGCATGGATGAGCCGAATGTCTGAACAAGAAGAGCAAGCTTGCCCAACCAAGATGTTTGGCTATATGCACTGTTTAACAATGCCTAGAGAAGTTGTTCTAGAAAATGGTGTGCTGCTTCAAAAGCCATTAGAGGAATTTCTTAATCAAAGAAGGACGCTAGAGATAGATTATTCTAATTGGTTTATTTTTGAGCAAAAAGAGGACGTACTTTTGTTTGAAGTTGACTTTTTTGAAACAGCAACAAAGTTTCAGATGGAACTAGCAGAAGGGAATGTAACGCTCACTTATAGGAACAACCAACTTTCACTAAAAAGACAAAGTTGGCTGGATAATCAAATGCAAGCAAAATTAATCAAAATAAAAGAAATAAAAAAGTTACAAGCATTTATTGACCAATCTTCGTTAGAAATATTTATCAATAATGGAGAAAAGGTTATGTCCTTAAGGTACTTTCCTAAAACTCCAAATAAAGTCCATCAATTTAACTGTGATACCAATCACAAAGCTACACTATCAAAAATAGAAATAGGAGAAGAAAATGGATAACAAAACATTAGCAAGAGAAATACTCGACAATGTTGGAGGTATTAAGAACATAAAATCTGCTCAACATTGTGCTACTAGACTACGTATCATTACTAAGAATCAAGAATTAGTTGATGTTAAAGCCATTGAGAATCTCGACAAGGTTAAAGGAAGTTTTTATAACTCTGGACAATATCAAATTATTCTAGGAACTGGACTTGTTGACAAGGTCTATGAAGAATTTATGCCTCTAATTGGACAAGAGACAACAGCCAAGGTTGAAGATGAACTGCCTGGATCAGAAAAAATAACTTTTAGGAGAGCCATTAGAATATTTGGTGACGTTTTCGTGCCAATCATTCCAGTATTGGTGGCGACTGGTCTTTTCATGGGATTACGTGGCCTGCTCACACAAGAGGCCATACTAAGTGTGCTCGGATTAACACCAGGTGATGTTCCGGTTCAACTAATTCAATTCACTCAAATCTTAACAGATACAGCATTTGCTTTTCTACCAGCCTTAGTTGCATGGTCAACGTTTAAAATTTTTGGCGGTACACCTATTATCGGGCTAGTATTAGGTTTGATGCTTGTTCATTCTATTTTACCGAGTGCCTACGCTGTGGGGGCAGGGGAAGCGGAACCATTGATTTTCTTTGGCTTTATTAAAGTCGTCGGTTATCAAGCTTCTGTTTTGCCGGCTTTTATGACAGCTATCGCAACTGCAACTATTGAGAAATGGTTCAAAAAAGTTATTCCAGACTCACTGGATTTGATTTTACGACCGTTTCTAACCTTACTCTGTGGTTTGATTTTAGGTTTATTTATCATCGGTCCAGTCTTCCATGAAGTTGAAAATTATGTATTAGCGGCTGTTAAATTCTTATTAACCTTGCCATTTGGGCTTGGAGGTCTTATTTATGGGTCTTTTGGTCAATTGCTAGGTATTATAGGAATTCACCATATCCTTAGCCTTTTAGAAATCAATATGTTAGCAAAAGATGGCTGGAATTTGCTCAATCCTGTTGGTACGTGTGGCAATGTCGCACAAGCAGGAGCTGTTTTAGCAATTGCGGTTAAGACGGCTTCAAATAAAATGAAACAAATTGCTTATCCGTCAGCCTTATCAGCTGCTTTGGGAATTACGGAACCTGCTGTGTTTGGTGTTACTTTACGACTTGGTAAACCGTTTATCATGTCAATGATTGGAGGCGGCGTTGGTGGTTTCTTTGCTTCAATTTTCCAACTAAGGGCTACGGGATTAGGTTTGACGGGTATTCCAGGAACATTGCTATATCTCAACGGACAATTACCTCTATACATTCTGACAAACTTAATCGCATTTGCTACTGCATTTGCATTGACGTGGGTGTTTGGATACAAGAAAGACGACACATTATAAGTAATAAAGAGTGGAATTTGATAAATTATTCTGATTTATTAATAATTCCACTCTTTTATATATTCATACAAGTAAGGTATAGTCAAATGAATTGCCATTGCTAGATTGTCACTTTTGAATGATTAACAATATTTCTCATAATTGATAATAGTTGACAAAATATCACAGGGGGTTTACTATTTAATTGAATAGTTTAGGAGTTATCATTATGGAAGAAAAAATAGTAGCATACAAAAATAATTTATATCAAGTATTATCAAAATTAACAAAAGGACTCGGTAGTGAGAAGCGTTTAGAAATTTTAAATGCTTTACTGCATGGCGCTAAAACTGTAGATGCTATTGCTAAAGTGACAGGTTTGTCAGTAGCTAATACGTCAAGACACTTGCAAGTCTTAAAAGAAGGGGCGCTTGTTGTTACGACTAGAGAAGGAAATTTTATTCGTTATCGTCTAGCTTCTAAAAAAATAGCTGAGTTGCTTCTTTTGTTATGCCATGTGGGAGAAGAACAATTGACAGATATGAGAGTAATCGAAAATGACTATGACCAGGAAATCGCCGTTAGGAAAGTCGAACTGGATGAAGCGTTAGAAATGGCAAAGGATGATAAAGCTGTTTTACTAGATGTGAGACCATTTGAAGAATTTGAATCAGGTCATCTACCAAATGCAGTTAACTTACCAATGGATGAGTTTGAATCGCAAAAATATAAACTCCCGATTGAGAAAACAATTATCGTTTATTGTAGGGGGAGACTTTGTGGTTATGCCAATCTTGCTGCTAAAGACCTTCAAGAATTGGGTTATGATACTTATAGTCTTAATCGTAGTTTTTCAGACTGGAAATGGGGATAAAAATAATAAAAATGGGGGCTGAGCATGTTATCAGCCCCCTCGTTTTTTACTGAATGTAATGATTCTATAGGTTTGAAACAAAATAGTTGCTTCTTTTTTTGGGTGTGTTATGATTCAATTATTCAATAAAATGATTGAATACGTAAAACAGGAACGTGTTCAGTCAAAAAAAATTAGAAGTGGTATTCAATAATTTGGTTGAATACAGGAGGTTGATATGACTAAACAAGTAATAACAGATAATTTTGCTAAAGAAATTGAAACAGGTGTTTCTCTGGTAGATTTTGGTGCAACTTGGTGCCCACCTTGTCAAATGATGGAGCCAGTGATTGATGAACTATCTCGTGACTTTGCTGGAAAGGCAACTATTGTAAAGGTAGATGTTGATCAGTCTCCTGAACTAGCACAGATGTTTAATATTCGTTCTATTCCAACTATGATTTTCTTTAAAGATGGACAAGCAATAGATGCTACTCTTGGCGTTCAATCTAAAAAATCATTAGCAGAGAAAATTGAAGCAAGCTTATAGGAGATGATGATGTACGATGCTATTATTGTAGGGTCTGGTCCAGCAGGTTATACCGCTGCTATTTATTTAAGTAGAGCTGGTTTAAACAATAAGTTGATTTCTGGTTATTCAGAAGGCGGACAGTTAACAACGACTACTTTGGTTGAGAATTATCCTGGTTTTGAAGTTGGCGTCGATGGTAATGAGCTTGTTAAAAGCATGCGTCGGCAAGCTTCTTCTTTCGGAACTGAAATGGTTTTTGGTCAAGTCGAGAAAATAGAAGGGGAACAGTCACCGTTTAAAGTATATGTTGATAATGGAGAGGTCATTGAGACCAAGGCTGTTATTATTGCAACAGGTTCTAGTGCTAAATACTTAGGGATTGAAGGCGAAGAAGAGGCTGTTGGTAAAGGTGTCAGTGCCTGCGCAACCTGCGATGGTTTCTTTTATAAAGAGAAAGAAGTAGTAGTCGTTGGTGGTGGTGATGTGGCTATGGAAGAAGCCTTATTTCTGACACGGTTTGCTTCTAAAGTGACGATTGTGCACCGACGTGATATCTTGAGAGCATCAGATATAATGGTACAGCGAGCTAAAGGTAATGATAAGATT encodes:
- the trxB gene encoding thioredoxin-disulfide reductase; this translates as MYDAIIVGSGPAGYTAAIYLSRAGLNNKLISGYSEGGQLTTTTLVENYPGFEVGVDGNELVKSMRRQASSFGTEMVFGQVEKIEGEQSPFKVYVDNGEVIETKAVIIATGSSAKYLGIEGEEEAVGKGVSACATCDGFFYKEKEVVVVGGGDVAMEEALFLTRFASKVTIVHRRDILRASDIMVQRAKGNDKIHWKLDYTPVEVHSDMLGMTGLDVTNNQTGAVEHLKADGLFVAIGHSPNTGFLDGKLDLDNKGYIQTESGTSKTSVAGIFAAGDVQDPKYQQAVTAAGSGAIAALDALEYINDL